From Pusillibacter faecalis, one genomic window encodes:
- a CDS encoding helix-turn-helix domain-containing protein: MSGQTLGQMIASLRKERGMTQLELAERMGVTDKAVSKWERDLSCPSVETLPKLAELFCVSVDELMQVQSQTPPEAGCTERGEITVLALRAVALAMGVAVAVLSMMKQLDLNSGFTMLGVGLACGMLSLFGRKSR; encoded by the coding sequence ATGAGTGGGCAGACCTTGGGACAGATGATTGCGTCCCTGCGGAAAGAACGGGGAATGACCCAGCTGGAGCTGGCGGAGCGGATGGGTGTTACGGACAAGGCTGTGTCCAAATGGGAGCGGGACCTGTCCTGCCCCTCCGTGGAGACGCTGCCCAAGCTTGCGGAGCTGTTCTGTGTATCGGTGGATGAACTGATGCAGGTTCAGTCGCAGACTCCGCCCGAGGCGGGATGCACAGAACGCGGGGAGATCACCGTTCTGGCGCTCCGGGCGGTGGCTCTGGCCATGGGCGTGGCGGTAGCGGTGCTGTCCATGATGAAACAGCTCGACCTCAACAGCGGCTTTACCATGCTGGGGGTAGGCCTGGCCTGTGGAATGCTCTCCCTGTTTGGCAGGAAGAGCCGTTAA
- the ygeW gene encoding knotted carbamoyltransferase YgeW, whose translation MSKTVKLAQHLEQLHINNMYKNDFYWTWDKTDEELEAIFTVADALRDLRERNRSTRIFDSGLGISIFRDNSTRTRFSFASACNLLGLQCQDLDEKKSQIAHGETVRETANMVSFMAEVIGIRDDMYIGEGHKYQKTFMDAVKEGYRDGILEQQPTLVNLQCDVDHPTQCMADMLHIIHHFGGVENLKGKKLAMTWAYSPSYGKPLSVPQGVIGLMTRFGMDVVLAHPEGYDVMPEVEEIARKNAAATGGSYKKAASMEEAFDGADIVYPKSWAPFAAMEQRTKLYQAGDQAGIDALEQKLLTQNAQYKSWTCSEEMMKRTKNGSALYLHCLPADITGLSCPEGEVANSVFDRYLVPLYKQASFKPYIIAAMILMSKVKDPVSALLAMDAGGRRKVF comes from the coding sequence ATGAGCAAAACTGTCAAGCTTGCCCAACATCTGGAACAGCTGCACATCAACAACATGTACAAAAACGATTTCTACTGGACCTGGGACAAGACCGACGAGGAGCTGGAAGCCATCTTCACTGTGGCCGATGCCCTGCGGGACCTGCGGGAACGAAACAGGTCCACCCGGATTTTTGACTCAGGACTTGGTATCTCCATCTTCCGGGACAACTCCACCCGCACCCGGTTCTCCTTTGCCTCCGCCTGCAACCTGCTGGGACTCCAGTGCCAGGACCTGGACGAGAAGAAGTCTCAGATTGCCCACGGCGAAACTGTCCGAGAGACCGCCAATATGGTCTCCTTCATGGCAGAGGTCATCGGTATCCGGGATGACATGTACATCGGTGAGGGCCATAAGTATCAAAAGACTTTTATGGATGCTGTAAAAGAGGGTTATCGGGACGGTATCCTGGAGCAGCAGCCCACCCTGGTAAACCTCCAGTGCGACGTGGACCATCCCACTCAGTGCATGGCTGACATGCTCCATATCATCCACCACTTCGGCGGCGTGGAGAATTTGAAGGGCAAGAAGCTGGCCATGACCTGGGCCTACTCCCCCAGCTACGGCAAGCCCCTCTCCGTCCCCCAGGGCGTCATCGGCCTGATGACCCGCTTCGGCATGGACGTGGTACTGGCCCACCCAGAGGGGTACGATGTAATGCCCGAGGTGGAAGAGATTGCACGGAAGAACGCGGCGGCCACCGGAGGGTCCTACAAAAAAGCCGCCTCGATGGAGGAGGCCTTTGACGGCGCCGACATCGTCTATCCCAAGTCCTGGGCACCCTTCGCCGCCATGGAGCAGCGCACGAAGCTCTATCAGGCTGGGGACCAGGCGGGCATTGATGCGCTGGAGCAGAAGCTTCTGACCCAGAACGCTCAATATAAGAGCTGGACCTGCAGCGAGGAGATGATGAAGCGCACGAAAAACGGCAGCGCCCTGTATCTCCACTGCCTGCCAGCTGACATCACCGGCCTGAGCTGCCCTGAGGGCGAGGTTGCGAACTCTGTGTTTGACCGCTATCTAGTTCCTCTTTACAAGCAAGCCAGCTTCAAGCCCTATATCATCGCCGCCATGATCCTGATGAGCAAGGTCAAGGACCCAGTCTCCGCTCTGCTGGCCATGGACGCCGGCGGCAGGCGCAAGGTGTTTTAA
- a CDS encoding nucleoside deaminase → MTTVDKAWMREALRLSQQAVAHGNEPFGAVLVKDGELVYSNENQIYTRHDPTFHAEAGLLREFCRETGITDLRAYTLYSSCEPCFMCSGAMVWVKLGRLVYGASNRDLEKILGQEGCDCSSMVFAHSGHCPAVTSGVLREECLQVLKDYFGQPKSAPEL, encoded by the coding sequence ATGACAACAGTGGATAAAGCCTGGATGCGAGAGGCCCTCCGGCTCTCCCAGCAGGCTGTCGCCCACGGAAACGAGCCCTTCGGCGCCGTGCTGGTCAAGGATGGCGAACTGGTCTACTCCAATGAAAATCAAATTTACACCCGCCATGACCCTACCTTCCACGCGGAGGCGGGCCTCCTGCGGGAGTTCTGCCGGGAGACCGGCATCACGGACCTCAGAGCCTATACCCTCTATTCCAGTTGTGAGCCCTGCTTCATGTGCAGCGGCGCCATGGTGTGGGTGAAGCTGGGCCGGCTGGTTTACGGCGCCAGCAACCGGGATCTGGAAAAGATTCTGGGGCAGGAGGGCTGCGACTGCAGCAGTATGGTGTTTGCCCACTCCGGCCACTGCCCTGCCGTGACTTCAGGGGTGCTCCGGGAGGAGTGCCTTCAGGTTTTAAAAGATTATTTTGGGCAGCCAAAGTCTGCCCCTGAACTTTAA
- a CDS encoding YgeY family selenium metabolism-linked hydrolase produces MDFEAVRQAAESYKADMSRFLRDMISHPSESCGEREVVACIRAEMEKLGYDKVEVDGLGNVIGYMGQGDKIIAFDAHIDTVGVGNRDNWEADPYQGFETDDIIYGRGGSDQEGGMASAVYGARIMKDLNLIPEGYQIMVVGSVQEEDCDGMCWQYIVNKDFPSKEEAQRRIEFVVSTEPTDGGIYRGHRGRMEIRVDVKGVSCHGSAPERGDNAIYKMADIIRDVRALNESGDGPSNPIKGLVKMLNPAFNPQHAEDAQFLGRGTCTVSQIFYTSPSRCAVADSCAISIDRRMTAGETWDSCLREIEELPSVKKYGDDVKVSMYMYSRPSWTGEVYETECFFPTWINKESAAHVQALVEAHRGLYGDARVGHADPDPRYDTMALRSTRPLTDKWTFSTNGVSIQGRYGIPCVGFGPGAEAQAHAPNEINWKQDLVTCAAVYAAAVKLYKPENRTGDVSEFRQGLTDNNIQ; encoded by the coding sequence ATGGATTTCGAGGCAGTCAGACAGGCAGCGGAGAGTTACAAGGCCGATATGTCCCGCTTTTTGCGGGACATGATCTCCCACCCCAGCGAGAGCTGTGGAGAGCGGGAGGTGGTCGCGTGTATCCGGGCGGAGATGGAGAAGCTGGGCTACGACAAGGTGGAGGTAGACGGCCTTGGCAACGTAATCGGTTATATGGGCCAGGGCGACAAGATCATCGCCTTTGACGCTCACATCGACACCGTGGGCGTGGGCAACCGGGACAACTGGGAGGCAGACCCCTACCAAGGCTTTGAGACGGACGACATCATCTACGGCCGGGGCGGCAGCGACCAGGAGGGCGGCATGGCTTCCGCCGTGTACGGCGCCCGGATTATGAAGGATTTGAACCTGATTCCGGAGGGCTACCAGATTATGGTGGTGGGCTCCGTTCAGGAGGAGGACTGCGACGGCATGTGCTGGCAGTACATCGTCAACAAGGACTTCCCCAGCAAGGAGGAGGCCCAGCGGCGCATTGAGTTCGTGGTCTCCACGGAACCCACCGACGGCGGCATCTACCGTGGGCACCGGGGCCGCATGGAAATCCGGGTGGACGTGAAGGGCGTGAGCTGCCACGGCAGCGCCCCGGAACGGGGAGACAATGCCATTTACAAGATGGCGGACATCATCCGGGATGTCCGTGCTCTCAACGAAAGCGGCGACGGCCCCTCCAACCCCATCAAGGGCCTGGTGAAGATGCTCAACCCGGCGTTCAATCCCCAGCACGCCGAGGACGCCCAGTTCCTGGGCCGGGGCACCTGCACCGTCAGCCAGATTTTCTACACCTCCCCCAGCCGCTGCGCCGTGGCGGACAGCTGCGCCATTTCTATCGACCGGCGCATGACCGCCGGGGAGACCTGGGACTCCTGCCTCAGAGAAATTGAGGAGCTTCCCAGCGTGAAGAAATACGGCGACGATGTGAAGGTCAGCATGTACATGTACAGCCGCCCCTCCTGGACCGGCGAGGTCTATGAGACAGAGTGCTTCTTCCCCACCTGGATCAACAAGGAAAGCGCCGCCCACGTCCAGGCTCTGGTGGAGGCCCACCGCGGCCTTTACGGGGACGCCCGGGTGGGCCACGCCGACCCCGATCCCCGTTATGACACCATGGCCCTGCGCAGCACCCGTCCCTTGACGGACAAGTGGACCTTCTCCACCAACGGCGTGTCCATCCAGGGCCGGTACGGGATTCCCTGCGTAGGCTTCGGCCCCGGCGCGGAGGCCCAGGCCCACGCTCCCAACGAGATCAACTGGAAGCAGGACCTAGTAACCTGTGCCGCTGTCTACGCCGCCGCAGTGAAGCTCTACAAACCCGAAAATCGGACCGGGGATGTCTCTGAATTCCGCCAGGGTCTAACGGATAACAACATTCAGTAA
- a CDS encoding helix-turn-helix transcriptional regulator yields the protein MQRGGGLTESKRLELLRQVAAGIAAQFGSGCEVVVHDLSRHPDHSIVAIFNGHVTGRKVGDGASHVVLEQLRSQDQTTKDHLCYLTKTPDGKILKSSTIYIRNSRGKVAAILAINYDISRLMMVENAIADLISTPQPAEPEKIVNVNDLLEELIQQSVALVGKPVVLMNKEDKIRAIQFLSQNGAFLVTKSGDKIAKYFGISKYTLYSYIDTKQQEGKHD from the coding sequence ATGCAGAGAGGAGGGGGCCTCACGGAGAGCAAAAGACTGGAGCTTTTGCGGCAGGTGGCCGCAGGCATCGCCGCCCAGTTCGGCAGCGGATGCGAGGTGGTGGTCCACGACCTCAGCCGTCACCCAGACCATTCCATCGTGGCCATTTTCAACGGTCATGTCACCGGACGGAAGGTGGGAGACGGCGCGTCCCATGTGGTGCTGGAGCAGCTGCGCAGCCAGGACCAGACCACCAAAGACCACTTGTGCTATCTCACCAAAACGCCGGACGGAAAGATTTTGAAGTCCTCCACCATCTATATCCGCAACAGCCGGGGAAAGGTGGCGGCCATTCTCGCCATCAACTACGACATCTCCCGCCTCATGATGGTGGAGAACGCCATCGCGGACCTGATCTCCACCCCTCAGCCGGCGGAGCCGGAGAAGATCGTTAATGTCAACGATTTGCTGGAGGAGCTGATTCAGCAGTCCGTGGCTCTGGTAGGTAAGCCCGTAGTGCTGATGAACAAGGAGGACAAAATCCGCGCCATCCAGTTTCTCAGCCAGAACGGCGCGTTTTTAGTGACAAAGTCCGGCGACAAGATCGCCAAGTATTTTGGAATTTCCAAGTACACCTTATATTCTTACATTGACACAAAACAGCAGGAGGGTAAACATGATTGA
- a CDS encoding pyridoxal-phosphate dependent enzyme, with protein sequence MIDLHINREGLDHNIQNARENGIIIPTIAQMRHPETIPEKIQERLKSVGLWEVNPLNLFRITWKNEAKESGGLFQAVPNYIELPPKLTGVPCRIIAMVGKWFPTGCHKVGASFGCLAPRLVTGQFDVKAHKAVWPSTGNYCRGGAFNSALLGAQGVAILPAEMSRERFDWLREIGAEVIATPGCESNVKEIFDKTNELKQDPHYMIFNQFEEMGNPLWHYNVTGNALADVFETVKLPGDRFAGACFTSGSAGTLSTGDRLKELYPHLKLAVGEALQCPTILENGFGGHRIEGIGDKHIPWIHNVKNTDMVIDIDDEDSQRLLRLFNTPEGRTYLKEELRLAPELVEQLTWLGISGIANVLCCIKMAKYYEFTSRDVVGTVLTDSAAMYQSRIGELNGEYGAYTVHEAALDHGVHMLAVKTDSMQELTYADRKRVHNLKYYTWVEQQGKTVEELNALWYEGIWDAVHAQAKDLDELIDAFNEATGLLKAL encoded by the coding sequence ATGATTGATCTGCACATCAACCGGGAGGGCCTGGACCACAACATCCAAAACGCCAGGGAGAACGGCATCATCATCCCCACCATCGCCCAGATGCGGCATCCAGAGACCATCCCTGAAAAGATTCAGGAGCGGCTCAAGAGCGTGGGACTGTGGGAGGTCAACCCCCTGAACCTCTTCCGCATCACCTGGAAGAACGAGGCGAAGGAGAGTGGGGGCCTCTTCCAGGCGGTGCCCAATTACATCGAGCTGCCCCCGAAGCTCACCGGCGTGCCCTGCCGGATCATCGCCATGGTGGGCAAGTGGTTCCCCACCGGCTGCCATAAGGTAGGCGCGTCCTTCGGGTGCCTCGCGCCCCGGCTTGTCACCGGCCAGTTTGACGTGAAGGCCCACAAGGCCGTCTGGCCCTCCACCGGCAACTACTGCCGGGGCGGCGCGTTTAACTCCGCGCTGCTGGGGGCCCAAGGCGTGGCGATTCTCCCGGCGGAGATGAGTCGGGAGCGCTTCGACTGGCTGCGGGAGATCGGCGCAGAGGTCATCGCCACCCCTGGCTGCGAGTCCAACGTCAAGGAGATTTTTGACAAGACCAACGAGCTCAAGCAGGACCCCCATTACATGATTTTCAACCAGTTTGAGGAGATGGGCAACCCCCTCTGGCACTACAATGTCACTGGCAACGCCCTGGCGGATGTGTTCGAGACCGTGAAGCTCCCCGGAGACCGCTTCGCGGGAGCCTGCTTCACCTCCGGCTCCGCCGGTACCCTCTCCACCGGCGACCGGCTCAAGGAGCTCTACCCCCACTTGAAATTGGCCGTGGGCGAGGCGCTGCAGTGCCCCACAATTCTGGAAAACGGCTTTGGCGGACACCGGATCGAAGGCATTGGCGACAAGCACATCCCCTGGATTCACAACGTGAAGAACACCGACATGGTGATCGACATCGACGATGAGGACAGCCAGCGGCTGTTGCGCCTGTTCAACACCCCGGAGGGCCGGACGTATCTAAAAGAGGAGCTACGCCTGGCCCCGGAGCTGGTGGAGCAGCTTACCTGGCTTGGCATCTCCGGTATCGCCAATGTGCTCTGCTGCATCAAGATGGCCAAGTACTACGAGTTCACCAGCCGGGATGTGGTGGGCACTGTCCTCACCGACTCCGCCGCGATGTACCAAAGCCGCATCGGGGAGCTGAACGGGGAGTATGGCGCCTATACCGTTCATGAGGCGGCGCTGGACCACGGCGTCCATATGCTGGCCGTCAAGACGGACAGCATGCAGGAGTTGACCTATGCGGACCGCAAGCGGGTTCACAATTTGAAATATTATACCTGGGTGGAGCAGCAGGGCAAGACCGTGGAGGAGCTCAATGCCCTGTGGTACGAGGGAATCTGGGATGCCGTCCATGCCCAGGCGAAGGATCTTGACGAGCTGATTGATGCGTTTAACGAGGCCACGGGCCTTTTAAAAGCGCTGTAA
- a CDS encoding YlcI/YnfO family protein — protein sequence MRKFHIPKNPPTTSKSVRFPNDVIEQVETAIRGTDCTFSNFIVEATRVALENLAENSQEHARE from the coding sequence GTGCGAAAGTTCCACATTCCCAAAAATCCACCGACGACCAGTAAAAGCGTTCGGTTTCCGAACGATGTGATCGAACAGGTGGAGACTGCGATTCGTGGAACAGATTGCACATTCTCAAACTTTATTGTGGAGGCCACACGGGTGGCTCTGGAGAATTTGGCGGAGAACTCCCAGGAACATGCAAGGGAGTAG
- a CDS encoding threonine synthase, whose product MKNVKYGQCIKCGKTYPATPDLTTCTCGGVLEIVYDYDEIKKRLTKAVLAERTERTMWRYRELLPIEETTEPTPLRVGWSPLYDEPRLAAQLGLKQLWVKDDGLNPTGALKDRASAMAVAKAREAGAGVIACSSTGNAASSLAGNAAAAGLATYIFVPSRAPKGKVAQLMTFGATVISVQGSYEETFELSRQAINRWGWYNRNAAINPYLSEGKKTVAYEILEQLGWQAPDYIAISVGDGCTIAGLWKGLKDLHAVGLIDRLPRLISAQAEGCCPINRAVVRGGSWEPMEENTFADSIAVGVPRNGDKALMAIRESQGLAVNVSDREIMEAQQLLGRSCGVFGEPAGVTAAAGVKKLCEQGILGREETVVSVVTGNGLKDVANAIKACGEPISIPGDMNALLRAFSDSGIVVE is encoded by the coding sequence ATGAAAAACGTCAAATACGGCCAGTGTATCAAGTGCGGCAAAACCTATCCGGCCACGCCGGACCTGACCACCTGCACGTGCGGCGGCGTGCTGGAGATTGTCTACGACTACGACGAGATCAAAAAGCGGCTGACCAAGGCAGTGCTGGCGGAACGGACGGAGCGGACCATGTGGCGCTATCGTGAGCTGTTGCCCATTGAGGAGACCACAGAGCCTACCCCCCTGCGGGTGGGCTGGTCCCCCCTCTATGACGAGCCCCGCCTCGCCGCACAGCTGGGCCTCAAACAGCTCTGGGTCAAGGACGACGGACTGAACCCCACCGGCGCCCTTAAAGACCGGGCCAGCGCCATGGCCGTCGCCAAGGCCCGCGAGGCCGGGGCTGGGGTGATCGCCTGCTCCTCCACTGGCAACGCCGCCTCATCTCTCGCAGGAAACGCAGCGGCGGCGGGCCTTGCGACCTACATCTTTGTCCCCTCCCGGGCGCCCAAGGGCAAGGTGGCCCAGCTCATGACCTTCGGCGCCACCGTCATCTCCGTCCAGGGCAGCTACGAGGAGACCTTTGAGCTCTCCAGACAGGCCATTAACCGTTGGGGCTGGTATAACCGCAACGCCGCCATCAATCCCTATCTCTCTGAGGGAAAAAAGACCGTGGCCTATGAGATTTTAGAACAGCTGGGCTGGCAGGCACCGGACTACATCGCCATCTCCGTGGGGGATGGCTGCACCATTGCGGGACTCTGGAAGGGCCTCAAGGACCTGCATGCCGTGGGGCTCATCGACCGCCTGCCCCGTCTGATCTCCGCTCAGGCGGAGGGCTGCTGCCCCATCAACCGGGCCGTCGTCCGGGGCGGCAGCTGGGAGCCTATGGAGGAGAACACCTTTGCCGACTCCATCGCCGTAGGAGTCCCCCGCAACGGCGACAAGGCGCTGATGGCCATCCGGGAGTCCCAGGGCCTTGCGGTGAACGTCTCCGACCGGGAGATCATGGAGGCCCAGCAGCTCCTGGGCAGAAGCTGCGGGGTCTTTGGTGAGCCGGCGGGTGTCACTGCAGCCGCGGGTGTGAAGAAGCTCTGTGAGCAGGGTATCCTGGGGCGGGAGGAAACCGTGGTCAGCGTGGTTACAGGCAACGGCCTCAAGGACGTGGCCAACGCCATCAAGGCCTGCGGCGAGCCGATCTCCATCCCCGGCGACATGAACGCGCTTTTAAGGGCTTTTTCCGACAGCGGAATTGTGGTAGAATAG
- a CDS encoding bifunctional metallophosphatase/5'-nucleotidase, which yields MKRCCALVLALLLAMGCIPWGAAADAQEVTILFTHDLHSHFLPQRAEDGGESGGYARLKTAIDAEKAAHPDALLVDGGDFSIGSLIQTLYTTQAAELRTMGALGYDAATIGNHEFDHTGLGFAQMLNAAADARDAAWAALDEAQPDQPGPLEVFQELYGPATFFFPALLTANYTPAPDNPDRTYIQEAMDRYGMAETQLIERGGVSFGIFGLMGQDSHDCAPTSGFVLEDAVLAAERCVETLQAQGADVIVCLSHSGTNENPKRSEDELLAKAVDGIDVIISGHTHTTLTEPLVVNDTYLVSAGPYCENLGSLTLRKDSSGAKTLVDYHLTPIDETLPEAPDINALVEAWKVQVGETYLDRYGFTYDQVLTTAEFDLSTPAPGIQQGNNLGNLAADAFLWAAERLEAGAPNVQTVSVTAAGVLRAPLHAGEITVSQAFDVLSMGVGADGTSGFPLVGVYLTGKELKAAAEVDASVTPIMPEAQLYLGGMEYAFNTHRMFFDRVMAARLYEPFAGSEAFSDLKDDQLYRVVTGMYSAQMLGTVKAKSLGLLSLEPKMADGTPVRDFNDCILYDAAGNEIKEWYALASYLESFGEEGVPEQYANESGDGRKQVSQSWNVVELMKNPGWTTLAVLAVVILTVVLAALLTRRVLRRRR from the coding sequence ATGAAACGCTGCTGTGCGCTGGTTCTGGCGCTGCTGCTGGCCATGGGCTGTATACCCTGGGGGGCGGCTGCGGATGCTCAGGAGGTCACGATTTTGTTTACCCACGACCTCCACTCCCACTTTCTGCCCCAGCGGGCAGAGGACGGCGGGGAGAGCGGCGGCTACGCCCGGCTAAAAACCGCCATTGACGCGGAAAAGGCGGCTCACCCCGATGCGCTGCTGGTGGACGGCGGGGATTTTTCCATCGGCTCGTTGATCCAGACCCTCTACACCACCCAGGCTGCGGAGCTGCGGACCATGGGGGCGCTGGGGTATGATGCCGCTACCATCGGAAACCACGAGTTTGACCATACCGGCCTGGGCTTTGCCCAGATGCTCAACGCCGCCGCAGACGCCCGGGACGCGGCCTGGGCGGCGTTGGATGAGGCCCAGCCGGACCAGCCGGGGCCCCTTGAGGTGTTCCAGGAGCTGTACGGTCCTGCGACGTTCTTCTTCCCCGCTCTGCTGACGGCCAATTACACCCCGGCCCCGGACAACCCCGACCGGACCTATATCCAGGAGGCCATGGACCGCTATGGCATGGCGGAGACCCAGCTCATTGAGCGGGGCGGCGTCTCCTTTGGAATATTCGGCCTCATGGGGCAGGACTCCCACGACTGCGCGCCCACCTCCGGCTTTGTGCTGGAAGACGCCGTTCTGGCGGCGGAGCGGTGCGTGGAGACCCTCCAGGCCCAGGGGGCGGACGTGATCGTATGTCTGTCTCACTCCGGCACAAACGAAAACCCCAAGCGCTCTGAGGACGAACTGCTGGCGAAGGCTGTGGACGGCATTGACGTGATCATCTCCGGCCACACCCACACCACACTGACAGAGCCGTTGGTGGTGAACGACACCTATCTCGTCTCCGCTGGGCCGTACTGTGAGAACCTGGGGTCCCTCACTCTCCGGAAGGACTCCTCCGGCGCCAAGACCCTGGTGGACTACCACCTGACGCCCATTGACGAGACGCTGCCGGAAGCGCCGGATATCAACGCCCTGGTGGAGGCGTGGAAGGTCCAGGTGGGCGAGACGTACCTGGACCGCTATGGATTCACCTATGACCAGGTGCTGACTACGGCGGAATTTGACTTGTCCACCCCGGCACCGGGGATTCAGCAGGGGAACAACCTGGGAAATCTGGCTGCGGACGCCTTTTTGTGGGCGGCCGAGCGCCTGGAAGCCGGCGCACCGAATGTGCAGACCGTCAGTGTCACCGCGGCCGGTGTGCTGCGCGCGCCTCTCCATGCCGGAGAAATCACGGTTTCCCAGGCATTCGATGTGCTTTCTATGGGCGTGGGGGCTGACGGTACCTCAGGCTTTCCCCTGGTGGGGGTGTATTTGACGGGAAAGGAGCTGAAAGCCGCTGCGGAGGTGGACGCCTCCGTGACCCCCATCATGCCGGAGGCTCAGTTGTATCTCGGGGGTATGGAGTATGCCTTTAACACGCACCGGATGTTTTTTGACCGGGTGATGGCGGCGCGGCTGTACGAGCCCTTTGCCGGCAGTGAGGCATTCTCTGACTTGAAGGATGACCAGCTTTACCGAGTAGTCACCGGAATGTACTCCGCCCAGATGCTGGGGACGGTAAAGGCCAAATCCCTGGGCCTCTTATCCCTGGAGCCAAAGATGGCCGACGGCACGCCGGTAAGGGATTTCAACGACTGCATCCTCTATGACGCGGCGGGCAATGAGATCAAGGAGTGGTATGCCCTTGCGTCATACCTTGAATCCTTTGGAGAGGAGGGTGTCCCGGAGCAGTACGCCAATGAAAGCGGTGACGGCCGCAAGCAGGTCAGCCAGAGCTGGAATGTGGTGGAGCTGATGAAAAATCCGGGATGGACTACACTGGCAGTGCTGGCTGTAGTGATTCTGACCGTGGTACTTGCCGCCCTGCTGACACGGCGCGTCCTCCGCCGGAGGCGGTAA
- a CDS encoding CBS domain-containing protein, with product MNIAYFLLPKARVAHVYDDNTFRQGLEKMRHHGYTAIPVISRTGQYVGTVSEGDFLWRLLSEEEGRRCTMKELEKLRVRDILQDGAYPPVRITVTMDELLDSAMNQNFIPVVDDVGSFIGIVTRKDIIRHFAEQDSLPRNLRQIV from the coding sequence GTGAATATTGCTTATTTTTTACTCCCCAAAGCCCGTGTCGCCCATGTGTACGACGACAACACCTTCCGCCAGGGTCTGGAAAAAATGCGTCACCACGGCTACACGGCCATCCCTGTGATCTCCCGCACCGGGCAATACGTGGGCACTGTCAGCGAGGGGGATTTCCTCTGGCGGCTTCTCAGTGAGGAGGAGGGCAGGCGCTGCACGATGAAGGAGCTGGAAAAGCTTCGGGTGCGAGATATCCTTCAAGATGGAGCTTACCCGCCCGTGCGCATCACCGTCACGATGGATGAACTGCTGGACAGCGCAATGAATCAGAACTTCATCCCTGTCGTGGATGACGTGGGCAGTTTCATCGGCATCGTCACCCGCAAGGACATCATCCGCCACTTCGCGGAGCAGGACAGCCTGCCAAGGAACCTGCGCCAGATCGTATGA
- a CDS encoding Crp/Fnr family transcriptional regulator, producing MLTQEDLERSPLFENISYQEYCRMLTCFQAVQRTFRPDELVYDFGSPKNDAVGIMERGEAALIRIDEDGVSTVMEELGPGGVFGRTLAFSGTARDSLEVICRTPCDVLFIDYAHILKRCENACTHHSLLVQNMLKLMSDKAQGLSRRVDVLSRRSIREKLLCYFRQLADQEGEESFTLPFSLSTLADYIATDRSAMMRELKRLRTEGVIQSDGRRITLLA from the coding sequence ATGCTGACACAAGAGGATTTGGAACGAAGCCCGCTGTTTGAAAACATCAGCTATCAGGAGTACTGCCGAATGCTGACCTGCTTTCAGGCCGTGCAGAGGACGTTTCGCCCGGATGAGCTGGTGTATGACTTCGGAAGCCCTAAAAATGATGCCGTCGGAATTATGGAGCGGGGAGAGGCGGCGCTGATTCGGATTGATGAGGATGGGGTCTCCACTGTGATGGAGGAGCTGGGTCCCGGCGGCGTCTTTGGCAGGACGCTGGCCTTTTCCGGCACAGCTCGCGACAGCCTGGAGGTGATCTGCCGTACCCCCTGCGATGTGCTGTTTATTGACTACGCCCATATTCTCAAGCGATGTGAAAACGCCTGTACGCATCACAGCCTTCTGGTACAAAATATGTTGAAGCTCATGAGCGACAAGGCTCAGGGACTTTCCCGCCGGGTGGATGTACTCTCCCGCCGGTCGATCCGGGAAAAGCTGCTGTGCTATTTCCGCCAGCTTGCAGATCAGGAGGGGGAGGAGAGCTTTACACTGCCATTTTCTCTCAGCACGCTGGCGGATTATATTGCCACGGACCGCAGCGCCATGATGCGGGAGTTAAAACGCCTGCGCACCGAGGGAGTGATCCAGTCGGACGGCCGCAGAATCACCCTGTTGGCATAG